In a single window of the Arachis hypogaea cultivar Tifrunner chromosome 6, arahy.Tifrunner.gnm2.J5K5, whole genome shotgun sequence genome:
- the LOC112697932 gene encoding uncharacterized protein has product MSTSHFGKFYYRFKDEETSDGARLGETGFSDEDDPLYRVRVLHFGENADSGTVKRWYERQLLCSRFSEGCLKMGFLHLAEKRAVVSDYESDLRTWINGRYEKKSTKYWQEGNRWWINIREDFLKIFQPIFASLKKIHLMKGYHGNLNSRSSIKIQSCGPGQLNGILTDMQCQDIPDIEQMQRNDVQKLKAIICEVIYRPYGGQAAEKIKIDEVHELCFKQLDYFLGVGKVTDLKIKWGLDPVLFWASSRQIKFLRKVYWLLYQNGRVPTPMKRLLSFQQWTFEAHMDQAMNIVYSHKKNENPRRYALPESIFKFY; this is encoded by the coding sequence ATGTCTACATCGCATTTTGGCAAATTTTACTATAGGTTCAAGGACGAGGAAACTTCTGATGGAGCGAGGTTAGGAGAAACAGGATTTTCAGACGAGGATGACCCTTTATATAGGGTAAGGGTTCTTCATTTCGGGGAAAATGCTGATTCCGGGACGGTAAAAAGGTGGTATGAGAGGCAGCTGCTCTGCAGCAGGTTCAGTGAAGGATGTTTGAAGATGGGTTTCCTACACTTGGCAGAGAAAAGAGCGGTCGTGTCTGATTATGAAAGTGATCTGAGGACTTGGATCAACGGTAGATATGAGAAGAAGTCGACAAAATATTGGCAGGAAGGAAATCGGTGGTGGATTAATATAAGAGAGGATTTTTTGAAGATCTTCCAGCCAATTTTCGCATCCTTGAAGAAAATACATCTGATGAAGGGATATCATGGAAATTTAAATTCGCGCTCTAGTATCAAGATTCAATCATGCGGTCCTGGACAACTCAATGGCATCCTAACTGATATGCAATGCCAGGATATCCCTGATATTGAACAGATGCAAAGAAATGATGTACAAAAATTGAAAGCGATAATATGTGAGGTTATCTACCGTCCATATGGTGGACAAGCTGCggagaaaattaaaattgatgaggTTCATGAATTGTGTTTTAAGCAACTCGATTACTTCCTTGGTGTAGGCAAGGTAACCGACTTAAAGATAAAGTGGGGATTGGATCCCGTACTGTTTTGGGCTAGCAGCAGACAAATTAAGTTTTTAAGGAAAGTTTATTGGCTTTTATACCAGAATGGGAGGGTACCGACACCAATGAAAAGGCTTCTCTCATTTCAACAATGGACTTTTGAAGCCCATATGGATCAAGCCATGAATATTGTCTACTctcacaaaaaaaatgaaaatcctagACGATATGCTTTACCTGAAagcatatttaaattttattga